The sequence ATTACAGCCCCATCTACTGCACCTGGAAGTGACCTGTTGGTCCACTACATGGACAGGAAGTTTCAAAAGTAAGAAGATGGACGTGGTATTGGCAGAAGTGAAGATTTTCCAGAGAGGTTTAAAAAGCAGCAGTTCCACAGTGCTttgaaattatttttatattggcAAGTTGTTTTGTTTGACAGGTTCATACACGCTTGTATGGGGGTTATGAAGTCCCAGAAAattcctttaagggctcatgcacacggcctttgcttggccgtattgcggaacggaaacacggatcggaagcccacggaagcactatggagtgcttccgtggtgtttctgtctgtgcctccacaccgcaaaaaaatagaacatgttctattttttacggtgcggacggatcacagacccattcaagttgaatgggtctcgatctgtcccggccgccgcatggatgttgcctgtgcattggggaccacaaattgctgtccccaatgcatggaacggccgcacaatggccgtgtgcatgaaccctaaggaaGATTATAGAGGTTTTATGAGCCTTTTATATTGATCACCTGTCCTCAGAAtagtccatcaatatctgataataAGTGGTGGCCCAGCACcctgcacccccgctgatcagttgtTCTGCAGTAGCCCCACTGTTAGAAGTTAGCATCGGGACTACATAGCTTTGTTTATTGTGTGTAGTGGATGAAGCTGGTTATTGCAGCATTGCTCACAGTCCTGCAgtcaccagctctgtccactacacacaaTGAACACAGCGGTAAAGGGCCTGAAGAACAACTgattactgatggcctatcctgaggacaggtgatCAATATAAAAGgaatggaaaaccctttaaaaattattctATCCCTCATCTTTGGCACTAATTACTAGTGAAATGTTACCCTGAGTTCTTTGAAAAAGATATgttcctttctgcagactacattaAAATCTTAgggtcacatttattaagaccagggtTTTAGACCCTGATCTTAATAAACCCCGAACGTGTGAAgcctgtgcccgtgctgtggaccgcaaattgcagtccgcaatgcacaggcaccgtctgtggggcaggcgcatggggatcgcagacctattcacttgaatggttccgcgatcctaaagttccgcaaaaagataggcaagttctatctttttgaggtgcgggagaacggaacggaaccccagaaagcactccgtagtgcttccgtagtgttcctttCTTCCGTTCCgtaccgttccgcatctccagatttgcagacccattgaaatgaatgggtccgcatccgtgatgcggaatgcacacggaacgtgcccgtgtattgcggatccgcaaatgcgtaccgcaatacggcaacgggcatcacacgttcgtgtgaacgagccctaagctggcggtggatccaccaaagttatctAGAGGCACTGGcccgctccgcccacttttttagacgtgGCGTAATTGCGGAGAAGTaacagattgcggtgcaactaaccccttaatttttaaaaaaatttacacatACCTGGATCTATAAATTCTATCCCATTGTTGTTCAGGTTTAAAATCTCAAGATTTGGAACATCTTTAAACTGTTTTGCTTGCAGTCGCTTGATTTTGTTGCTTGAGAGGTCCAGTTTTATAATATCTGGAGAAATGTCAGTTGGAACCTGCTGTAATTCTGAAAGAATGAAAATGACAATATTATTGTCCGAATTATGGACAAGGATGAgacagttctattaggggccagcagtTCTACGGAACGCacgtggccggtatccgtgttcacCCATTCAGTGTTTCAGCTTTCTCAAGCAAGTAGTGGTAACATTCTTTTCGTTTTGCATTTTGTAGACCGGGTATGTTCAGATTAAACATACCTCCCAACTATCCTGGATCCAGAGGGATGGTCCTGGATTTTGGCAGCTGTCCTATGGTCCCTGGAGGGCTGCATCATGTCTCATTTTTAACTTTATATGCATCCTGAGGATGCAGATACTGTTGAATGCAATGATGAAGCAGGCAGCCATTAGCATCCAGCTCTACCATTCCCAGCCatgctactgtgtgggagcaccaaTGGGGCATAACTCTGGGGGCTCTAACGGGGCAttcttactgtgaggggcaccaaAGGGACATTCtactttgaagggggcactaagggagcataacaaCTGTGTGGGGAACtatgggggaataactactgtgaatgggggcacTAAGCCATAACTAAttgtggggcactaaggagggataatattgtgtgggggcactgacAGGACATTCTTATCTtgagagggcactaaggggggtatgaagtgggcataactactgtgtggggactctAAGGGggataactattgtgtggggcactTACAGAGCATTATAACTTTGAGTTGGCACTAAGTGCCCccagacagtagttatgccccaaaAGGGGCATACGTACtgcatgggggcactaagggagcattctattgtgaagggggcactatgagggaatTGGGGGGAGATAGAAGTATGGCTTATTGTAACAAAAAATGTGTTGCTATGCAAGGCACTAATCTTGTCCCCTCGGTGGGGTACTCGGCATTTGCTGTTGCACATCAATGTAGTGGCaagttggaaaaaaaatctacatagggtggaattggaaaaaaacacacaatttcgCCACAGTTTATGAGTTTTGCTATTACGGTGTTCCCTGTGTTGTAAaattgacccatgcccttcattctctgggccagtacaattacagtgataccagatttgtataattttttggtgttttaatacttaaaaaaaaaaaactttggaaaaattaaattttttcatccctatattctgacccccacaatttttttaattttatgtctacaaagctgtgtgagggctcatttgtgGGATAATCTGTACATTtcatttataccattttggggtgtgtcttTTTTGGTTATTTTTTGTTCAGTTTTTGGGCAGAGGTGAAGCGCCAAAATAACagattaggcttctttcacactagcgttaggcttgtccggcagaggaacagcctgccggatccgtactaacgcTTGCTCAcatgtgctgccggaagtccggcCCGTGCCCAATTCACTATAAGAAGAGCTATAGTGggaggagatgttatcagtgatttattgcattgtgtgtataaatgtaaatggagagatagctgtcagtcactgataacacctcccttatCGAAAAATGTTAGAAAGCAAAGATATAcagtaaatgtataaaatataggttttactgaatcttttgccacacaaatatatatcaatctgcttggTTTCAGGGGCACTGAAGGAGcatgatactgtgtggggggcaccaaGTGATCATCCTGCTGTGAGTACGGCACTAAGAGGGTATCATAATCATACTCTGTGGGGGACACTAAAGGGGTATACTGTCTGATGGACACTAAGGGGTATTAATATTGTTAGCCCTAAAGGGACATTCATATCGTGTCGGGAAGCACTAGGGAGGCACTATAACTATGTGGTTAGCAGAAAGAagctttttgtaaaaaaaattataaaattaacTGCAGGGCAACAGGCCATTTTTTGTGGTTCGGACCTTCACACTacagcagacccaggtatgtggactttgacaaaaagtacttgagtacccCTTATATAGATCATAATGAATATATCATAATGAATATAATTAAACAGATTTTTGCCAAAATTGGGCAAGAAAACATTTCCCCAAAGATATATGAACTAATTAGATCCAGTTCTTGGTGCTAAACGTATTTTAGGAATTATAATAATTAGCCATATTACATACCTTTCCTTCTGCAGTCTAGTGTTGCAGTTGGATATAGATACGTATGACAAAGTGTTGAATCCACAGAAGGTTTGGTGACCTTGGATCCTTCTAATGGTTTAGGTCCTCCATTTTCTTCTTGGCATATTATTTGAGGTGTAACCTGTTTCAACTTTTGACCTTTCAATTCTGCTGGGTTCTCACACTTGGCATAATTTCCAAAATTCCTGTTTCGTGGAATCTGTAGTAATGTTACAAGAGACTCCAGCTCACAGTTACAGTCCCACGGATTGTCATAAAGCCGAAGGTAATTAAGCCGTGGCATTTGGATAAATACCTCCTCCGACAAGATTTTGATCCGGTTATGTTGCAGCAGAAGAGTTGTCAGACTTTTTAACCCGAAGAAAGCCTGCGGCTCAATTTTTCGAATTTCATTTTGTTGCAAATCCAAACTCTTTAGAATCTGAAACTTCGAAAATGCGTTATCTTTTATTATACGAATTCTGTTTCTCGCCAGCAGAATGTGTATTAGATCTTCTGGCCAATCATCTTGGACAGTTGTTTGTTTCTTCTCCTGACAGTCCAAATATTTCTCAttgatatatgtgtatatatcacACGGTATTCCTGGAGCATAGCGCTTAACAGTACTAGAGTTTTTTTGGGAGTTGTGGGATTTGTCATTGTTTGCCCGGTTGTTTCTTCTTACCTTCCTAAACTCGGATGCTTTACAAAAGAAAAGCAATATTATTAGGGTGACCACTTGCATCCTGACATCCAGCTGGCTCAGATTTCCAAGTGCTGCAGTGAAATATCTTTCTTCAAGCAGAGATCACAGCTGGGAGAGTTGGAAGCCCTCTACTGAAAAACAAGAGAATGGAAATGTAAACTTTGATTAGACATTTCAATAGAACATTACAATGCATACTTTAAaagcaaaagaaaagaaaaaacgagTTCTGGAAACAATCTAACATTCATACACAAAGTTACACAGTACATGATGGTTCTAATTAGTTTGCTAGTGCTCACCTTTTGAACTCTCTTTACCAcgaacatttttgagaatttgtgCAAGATGAAAAACTGGGATTTGCAGTTTGGAATAAGTGGATTTGTGAAAAGCTCAATTTGTGCTATtcattgctgtaaaaaaaaaactctacaaTGGGATCTACGTACGAACATTACCAtaggtattaaagggaacctgccatctTGAAAACAATCGGgtacatttatcaaactagtgta is a genomic window of Bufo bufo chromosome 1, aBufBuf1.1, whole genome shotgun sequence containing:
- the LRRC17 gene encoding leucine-rich repeat-containing protein 17 → MQVVTLIILLFFCKASEFRKVRRNNRANNDKSHNSQKNSSTVKRYAPGIPCDIYTYINEKYLDCQEKKQTTVQDDWPEDLIHILLARNRIRIIKDNAFSKFQILKSLDLQQNEIRKIEPQAFFGLKSLTTLLLQHNRIKILSEEVFIQMPRLNYLRLYDNPWDCNCELESLVTLLQIPRNRNFGNYAKCENPAELKGQKLKQVTPQIICQEENGGPKPLEGSKVTKPSVDSTLCHTYLYPTATLDCRRKELQQVPTDISPDIIKLDLSSNKIKRLQAKQFKDVPNLEILNLNNNGIEFIDPAAFSGLMNLHELDLSENKLCNFQYGVLEDLYFLKKLWLRDNPWRCDYHIHYLFYWLKHHYNVNYNGFECKEPEEYKGWYVGKYVRSYYEECPNERLQVHVGMDEEDWEKMEDRKQIESAKTQGVLLTVLT